Proteins co-encoded in one Zymomonas mobilis subsp. mobilis ATCC 10988 genomic window:
- a CDS encoding lipopolysaccharide biosynthesis protein, protein MTTLNKEEAEAKDIAILAKGGRTNVFGFLLRLAARIPFLFIAGRIYGADALGRFAYAILVTEFTAQLATLGLTRGLAEKLARTKKDENHVVGDALLLSLITASIGAVILSFLPILMFRGAPVSFADHWLFPWVVVPLVWADIALAALAFYGDIAASVKAQAIIEPWVLSISSVIFIWIAPHEGLLLSYVASAVAALAASLYPLLKRFGWPHGWRPHIPTLFSLARRNIPLAAADAIEWSSRRLDIVLLGLFFSSSVVGVYYVAQQVASLVQKLKTSFDPILGPVITRSLEAGDKAAVANQVRQVGFWIIAAQTGVTLALGLTSHGVMGLVGPRFAGGDGALCFLLVAEVVAATAVISEAALIYIAPKTNMAISIAMLSLQAALSIPLISVLHKHLGHNPLPSDLAAAAGPALALAISLGTGSILKSCLLRRLLKAPVSPWKWALLPAVIGAGAVGMVARQFPEWLELSLGVIMILVSYSSIIWYLGFSAEDRMLFKRQKMPDLAEPVMKADEEEA, encoded by the coding sequence TTGACAACCCTAAATAAAGAAGAAGCTGAAGCTAAAGATATTGCTATCTTGGCAAAGGGTGGGCGCACCAATGTTTTTGGCTTTCTGTTACGCTTGGCAGCCCGTATCCCCTTTCTTTTTATTGCGGGGCGTATCTATGGTGCCGATGCACTTGGCCGTTTTGCCTATGCTATTTTGGTAACAGAATTTACTGCCCAACTGGCAACATTAGGGTTGACCCGAGGGCTGGCCGAGAAATTGGCGCGCACGAAAAAAGACGAAAATCACGTCGTCGGGGATGCGTTATTGCTATCCTTGATAACCGCTTCGATCGGGGCGGTGATTTTGTCTTTCCTACCTATCCTGATGTTTCGGGGCGCGCCTGTCAGCTTTGCTGACCATTGGTTATTCCCTTGGGTCGTGGTGCCTTTAGTCTGGGCTGATATTGCCTTGGCGGCCTTGGCTTTTTATGGCGATATTGCGGCTAGCGTGAAAGCGCAGGCGATTATCGAGCCTTGGGTGTTGTCTATTTCATCGGTGATTTTTATCTGGATAGCGCCGCATGAAGGTTTGTTATTATCCTATGTTGCCTCGGCAGTCGCGGCTTTGGCTGCATCGCTTTATCCTCTGTTAAAGCGTTTCGGTTGGCCGCATGGTTGGCGTCCCCATATTCCGACCTTATTTTCTCTGGCAAGGCGCAATATTCCCTTGGCCGCTGCTGATGCGATTGAATGGAGTTCGAGGCGGCTTGATATCGTTTTATTGGGGCTGTTTTTCTCTTCTTCAGTCGTCGGGGTCTATTATGTTGCCCAACAGGTCGCCTCTTTGGTGCAAAAGCTGAAAACCAGTTTCGATCCGATTTTGGGCCCTGTAATTACCCGTAGTCTGGAGGCTGGTGATAAAGCGGCGGTTGCCAATCAGGTGCGTCAGGTCGGATTTTGGATTATTGCAGCGCAGACCGGCGTTACCCTTGCTTTGGGTTTGACCAGTCATGGTGTCATGGGGTTAGTGGGCCCTCGCTTTGCTGGTGGTGATGGGGCATTATGCTTTTTGTTGGTTGCAGAAGTGGTAGCCGCAACCGCAGTCATTTCAGAAGCTGCCCTGATTTATATTGCCCCCAAAACCAATATGGCTATTTCGATTGCGATGCTGTCTTTGCAGGCTGCCCTTTCAATTCCGTTGATTTCTGTTTTGCATAAGCATCTGGGACATAATCCTTTACCGTCAGACTTGGCGGCTGCTGCGGGCCCAGCACTTGCCTTGGCGATATCGCTTGGCACTGGCTCCATTTTGAAATCATGCTTGTTACGCCGCCTTTTGAAAGCGCCAGTTTCTCCTTGGAAATGGGCCTTGCTTCCGGCAGTGATTGGGGCAGGGGCTGTGGGAATGGTAGCGCGGCAATTCCCTGAATGGCTGGAACTGTCTTTGGGCGTTATTATGATCTTGGTCAGCTATTCTTCTATTATCTGGTATTTAGGATTTTCGGCTGAAGACCGGATGCTGTTTAAACGCCAGAAAATGCCCGATTTAGCTGAACCCGTGATGAAAGCAGATGAGGAAGAGGCTTGA
- the polA gene encoding DNA polymerase I has translation MTEYSDKPHLILIDGSGYIFRAYHRLPPLTNKAGLPAGAVYGFTTMLWKLVENIRKQDDAPTHFAVIFDSSRKSFRQDLYPAYKAHRPPPPEDLVPQFPLIREATRAFSVPSIEQEGLEADDIIACYSRVALERGFQVTVYSSDKDLMQLIQPRLNLFDPVNNCLIGSEQVVKKFGVVPEKLGDLLALMGDTADNIPGVPGVGPKTASRLINEYGNLSEILESAPEIKQPKLRQNLIEYKETAILSRELVALVDDKPLPEPLDNLVVKGVDMTPLRDFLSEQGFSSLLARAGGGQSAPVADGSKEMAASSSQSFDPDAYETVIDEKALDRWIADIYQKGQVAVDTETDNLDATQAQLVGVSLSTEAGKACYIPCGHGGHDLLDQKPDQMDLLLLVKKLKPVLEDPSILKIGQNIKYDMIVLSRYGISVQPFDDTMLLSYDLDAGRHGHGMDELSLLYFDHQPISFKSVCGTGKSAITFNHVPIPAATRYAAEDADITFRLWALLKPRLSSDGATRIYEEVDRPLPPVIARMEQAGITVDSVALHHLSSRFAHDISRLEEEIYALAGCRFLISSPKQLGEVLFGTMGLAGGKKSKSGQYSTNVTELERLAAEGEVIASKILEWRQLSKLKSTYSDALIGKINPETGRVHTSFSLVGAQTGRLSSTDPNLQNIPIRTEIGREIRNAFIAKKGHLLLSADYSQIELRLAAHVADEKALLQAFQEKEDIHALTAKQLFGHVDRESRARAKTINFAILYGISAWGLAARLEIDRFSAQEMIDRYFERFPAIRHYIDRTLDFVRLHGYVETPFGRKTHLPAIKSRKVTERQAAERQAINAPIQGMSADIIKRAMVRMEPALAKVGLSSVKMLLQVHDELIFEVPEEDIEKAKPVIRQVMMEAALPIVQLSVDLEVEIGTGTSWGAAH, from the coding sequence GTGACAGAATATTCTGATAAGCCCCATCTTATTCTGATTGATGGATCGGGTTATATTTTTCGTGCCTATCATCGTCTCCCCCCGTTAACGAACAAGGCTGGACTGCCTGCGGGAGCGGTTTATGGTTTTACCACCATGCTTTGGAAGCTGGTGGAAAATATCCGCAAGCAGGATGATGCCCCGACCCATTTCGCGGTTATTTTTGATTCAAGCCGCAAAAGTTTTAGACAGGATTTATATCCGGCCTATAAAGCCCATCGGCCGCCGCCGCCGGAAGATTTGGTGCCGCAATTCCCGCTTATCAGAGAAGCGACCCGCGCCTTTTCTGTGCCTTCTATCGAGCAGGAAGGTTTGGAAGCCGACGATATTATCGCCTGTTATTCACGAGTTGCCTTAGAACGCGGATTTCAGGTGACGGTCTATTCTTCGGATAAAGATCTGATGCAGTTGATTCAGCCGCGATTAAATCTTTTTGATCCGGTGAATAATTGCCTGATCGGTTCGGAACAGGTCGTTAAAAAATTTGGTGTTGTGCCTGAAAAATTGGGCGATCTTCTCGCCTTGATGGGGGATACCGCCGATAATATACCTGGTGTTCCCGGTGTGGGCCCGAAAACCGCCAGTCGCCTTATCAATGAATATGGTAATCTGAGCGAGATTTTGGAATCAGCACCGGAAATCAAGCAGCCGAAATTAAGACAAAATCTAATCGAATATAAAGAAACGGCTATTTTATCTCGTGAATTGGTAGCTTTGGTTGATGATAAGCCTTTACCCGAACCACTGGATAATCTGGTGGTGAAGGGGGTTGATATGACTCCTTTGCGGGATTTCTTGAGCGAGCAGGGCTTTTCTTCTTTATTAGCGAGAGCTGGGGGAGGGCAGAGCGCACCCGTTGCTGATGGCAGTAAAGAGATGGCCGCTTCTTCTTCGCAGAGTTTCGACCCTGATGCCTATGAAACCGTGATCGATGAAAAGGCTTTGGATCGCTGGATAGCAGATATCTATCAAAAAGGTCAGGTCGCGGTAGATACTGAAACTGACAATCTGGATGCAACCCAAGCGCAATTAGTGGGTGTCAGTTTGTCCACGGAGGCGGGGAAAGCCTGTTATATCCCTTGTGGGCATGGAGGCCATGATCTTCTTGACCAGAAGCCCGATCAAATGGATTTGTTGCTTCTTGTCAAAAAGTTAAAGCCGGTTTTGGAAGATCCCTCTATTCTGAAAATCGGTCAGAATATCAAATATGATATGATTGTTCTGTCCCGATACGGAATTTCGGTTCAGCCCTTCGATGATACCATGCTTTTGAGCTATGATCTTGATGCGGGTCGCCATGGCCATGGTATGGATGAACTGAGTCTTTTGTATTTTGACCACCAGCCCATCAGTTTTAAATCCGTATGTGGCACAGGAAAATCAGCGATAACCTTTAACCATGTGCCTATTCCGGCAGCGACGCGTTACGCCGCCGAAGATGCTGATATTACTTTTCGGTTGTGGGCATTATTAAAACCGCGCTTATCATCCGATGGTGCTACCCGAATTTACGAAGAGGTTGACCGTCCGTTACCGCCAGTGATTGCTCGGATGGAGCAGGCTGGCATTACGGTCGATAGCGTTGCTTTGCATCATCTGTCTTCCCGTTTTGCTCATGATATCAGTCGTCTCGAAGAAGAAATCTATGCCTTGGCAGGCTGCCGTTTCTTGATTTCTAGCCCTAAGCAGTTGGGTGAAGTGTTATTCGGGACGATGGGGCTTGCTGGTGGTAAAAAGAGCAAAAGCGGACAATATTCTACCAATGTTACGGAATTGGAACGATTAGCGGCCGAAGGTGAGGTGATTGCCTCCAAGATTTTGGAATGGCGGCAGCTTTCAAAGCTGAAAAGCACCTATAGTGATGCTTTGATTGGCAAGATCAATCCTGAAACGGGGCGTGTCCATACCAGCTTTAGTCTGGTTGGGGCGCAGACTGGCCGATTATCTTCTACTGATCCGAATTTGCAGAATATTCCTATCCGCACCGAAATTGGTCGGGAAATCAGAAATGCCTTTATCGCAAAAAAAGGGCATCTGTTATTATCGGCTGACTATTCGCAGATAGAGTTGAGATTGGCGGCGCATGTAGCCGACGAAAAAGCCTTATTACAAGCCTTTCAGGAGAAAGAAGATATTCACGCTTTGACAGCCAAACAGTTATTTGGTCATGTTGATCGTGAAAGTCGGGCGCGTGCCAAGACCATCAATTTTGCTATTCTCTATGGTATTTCGGCTTGGGGGCTGGCAGCGCGGCTGGAAATAGACCGTTTTTCAGCGCAGGAAATGATAGACCGCTATTTTGAGCGTTTTCCTGCTATTCGTCACTATATTGATCGGACATTGGATTTTGTCCGTTTGCATGGCTATGTTGAAACGCCTTTTGGTCGTAAGACTCATTTGCCTGCGATAAAAAGCCGTAAAGTGACAGAAAGGCAAGCCGCTGAAAGACAGGCGATCAATGCGCCTATTCAAGGCATGTCTGCCGATATTATCAAGCGAGCCATGGTGCGAATGGAGCCTGCCTTAGCAAAAGTCGGACTTTCTTCGGTGAAAATGCTTTTACAGGTTCATGATGAACTGATTTTTGAAGTCCCCGAAGAAGATATTGAAAAAGCGAAACCTGTTATTCGTCAGGTGATGATGGAGGCGGCTTTACCGATTGTTCAGTTGTCGGTTGATCTGGAAGTCGAAATCGGCACGGGGACAAGTTGGGGTGCCGCACATTGA